The following coding sequences are from one Saprospiraceae bacterium window:
- a CDS encoding 4a-hydroxytetrahydrobiopterin dehydratase: MWVEKDNKLCASFRFKDFTEAFAFMTEVAMFCERTNHHPDWSNSWNKVDVQLNTHSAGGIITDKDKLLADKMEKTYRRYKIEARPE; the protein is encoded by the coding sequence ATGTGGGTTGAGAAGGACAACAAACTATGTGCAAGTTTTCGATTCAAAGATTTCACTGAAGCCTTTGCCTTTATGACAGAAGTCGCTATGTTTTGTGAGAGAACCAATCATCATCCTGATTGGTCAAATAGTTGGAATAAAGTGGATGTTCAATTAAACACACATAGTGCAGGTGGTATCATTACAGATAAGGATAAGTTGCTTGCAGACAAGATGGAAAAAACGTACCGACGCTATAAAATCGAAGCGAGACCTGAGTGA
- a CDS encoding M42 family metallopeptidase, whose translation MINIQLLSDICRAQGAPGYENEIRNLILSQLEGKVDHLEVDPMGNIIAMKRGRSRKKLLFSAHMDEIGFIVQHIDDDGFVKFLPLGGFDPKTLTAQRVIIQGKKNIIGVMGSKPIHLMSPEERNKVPAIKDYFIDTGLTKTELEDFISVGDPITRERELIEMGDCINAKSLDNRISVYALLQAILEISEPSLDTYAVFSVQEEVGLRGAKVAAHRVQADYAINLDTTIAFDVPGSQSYEVVTRLGQGTAIKWMDSSVLCDQRLIRFLKSCAVARGIPWQPELLPAGGTDTGVVQQAAGGCIAGAISIPTRHIHQVIEMVNRNDVRHTIDLCLEAMIKIDSYDFSF comes from the coding sequence ATGATCAACATTCAATTGCTTTCAGATATCTGCAGAGCCCAGGGTGCACCCGGTTATGAAAATGAGATCCGAAATCTGATTTTATCTCAGCTTGAAGGTAAAGTAGATCATCTTGAAGTGGATCCTATGGGAAATATCATTGCGATGAAACGAGGTCGCAGTAGAAAGAAGCTCTTGTTTTCCGCTCATATGGACGAAATCGGATTTATTGTCCAGCATATAGATGATGATGGATTCGTCAAATTCCTGCCACTAGGCGGCTTTGACCCAAAGACACTTACCGCACAAAGAGTTATTATCCAGGGTAAGAAAAACATTATCGGAGTCATGGGTAGCAAGCCCATACACCTGATGTCTCCCGAGGAGCGCAATAAAGTCCCTGCCATCAAGGATTATTTTATTGATACCGGTTTGACGAAGACAGAACTTGAAGATTTCATTTCAGTGGGAGATCCGATCACCAGAGAAAGAGAGCTGATTGAAATGGGAGATTGTATCAATGCAAAGTCTCTGGACAATCGAATTTCTGTGTATGCTCTGCTCCAGGCAATTCTCGAAATTTCAGAACCCTCCCTGGACACCTATGCAGTGTTTAGTGTGCAGGAAGAGGTCGGATTGCGTGGTGCGAAGGTAGCAGCTCACAGGGTCCAGGCAGATTATGCGATCAATCTGGATACTACAATTGCTTTTGATGTGCCGGGCTCACAATCTTATGAAGTAGTCACCAGGCTTGGTCAGGGTACAGCTATTAAGTGGATGGACTCCAGCGTACTTTGTGACCAAAGGCTAATCCGATTTCTCAAATCTTGTGCTGTCGCAAGAGGGATACCTTGGCAACCCGAACTTCTTCCTGCGGGGGGAACAGATACCGGCGTAGTGCAACAAGCGGCCGGAGGATGTATTGCAGGAGCCATTTCAATTCCAACAAGACATATTCACCAAGTCATTGAAATGGTAAATCGCAATGACGTCAGACATACTATTGACCTTTGCCTTGAAGCGATGATAAAAATAGACAGCTATGATTTTTCGTTCTGA